GGCCTGACTCAGGGTGGCAGAAAATTCTGAGGTGAGATTAGGCACTAAATGCTGCCAAAGAAGCATCCCCGTTTGCGGATCGGTTTCGAGTTCTTGAGGGATTTTAAGGGTGAGGAGATAGATGGCCGTGAGACCCAAGCTATATAGATCACTGCTGTAGACCGGACGTCCTGCCAGTTGCTCCATAGGCATATATCCGGGGGTTCCTACCACAATGGAGCGATTCGTTTGTCCTTGGGAATTCACTACCGTGCTCATGGTCTCTTTAACGGCCCCAAAGTCGATTAGGTTGGGTATTCCGTCCTTTTGGCGCAAGATAATGTTGTCGGGTTTAATATCTCGATGAACAATCCGCTGTTGGTGAATATAGTCGATGACCGGCAAGAGCTTGATCAAGATATCTCGCACTTCTGCCTCACTGAGGGGGCCATGCTGCATTTTCTGGGTCAGGGTTTGACCCGCCACCCACTCTTCCACCAGGTAAAACTGGCCGGCTTCTTCTAAAAAAGCGTAAAGCATCGGAATTTGGTCATGGCTTTCTCCTAAACGCTCTAGGATGGCAGCCTCCCTCTGAAATCGATCCTTCACCAATTGGTAAATCTGAGGATTATTATCAATGGGCTTCAACTGCTTGATCACGCATTGGCGGCGGGAGGGCATTTGAGTGTCTTCTGCCAAAAAGGTGGTGCCAAATCCACCATCACCAAGGACTTTAATGACCCGGTAGCGGTTATTGAGTAAGGTTGGGGTTTGAGGGGTTTGCACATTGGGAGTATTGGTACCGGAATTCGTCATGCATCCACCTGGCTGTCGAGAAATTATATGAGGAAGCCTTCATCCCACAATAGAGGCTACCTCTAGAATGTGCAGTGATCGGCTTCGATCTGTCATGTGATTTAAAACAATGCCGAGGCGAGTCGATCAGCTATCAAAGTCAAGACTATGCAATTTTCCTATCAAACCTATCAACGATCGTTCCAGCAGCCCTTACAAACGCGTTATGGTCGGTGGTCTGTTCGTCGGGGTTTGATCGTCACTTTAGAGGATGATGCTGGCAATATCGGCCAAGGTGAAATTGCTCCCCTATCGTGGTTTGGGTCTGAGACTTGGGAACAGGCTCAGGACTATTGCCAGCAACTGCCACCCCAGTTAACAGATACTCAAATATTGTCTATTCCAGATCACTATCCGGCTTGCCAGTTTGGATTGGGTTCAGCTTGGGAAGCGTTAACTCAAAATTCAGTATCAGCCTCTGTCCAGCCTAATATCTGTGGACTATTGCCAACCGGGAGGCAAGCCTTGTCTGCAGTTTCACAGTTATGGGAGCAGGGCTATCGAACCCTAAAGTGGAAAATTGGGGTGGAGGCTCCCGAACAAGAACAGGCAATTTTTCAGCAGTTGATTGGATCTTTGCCTCAGCAAGCCTTGCTCCGCTTAGATGCCAATGGCGGTTTAACCGATGAGTCTGCTTGTAGTTGGCTACACCTGTGTGATCAAGTTGCAGGCCAAATTACCATTGAATATCTGGAGCAACCGCTATCCCCTGAGCAATTTTCTGCCATGTTGTCCTTAAGTCAGCAGTTTCAAACCCCCTTGGCCTTAGATGAGTCGGTGGCAACGCTATCTCAGCTACACCAGTGTGTTCAACAAGGATGGAACGGCATTTTCGTCATTAAACCTGCTATCTGTGGTTATCCTCATCGCTTGCGCCAGTTTTGCCAATCCCATCCCATTGATGCGGTGTTCTCTTCTGTATTTGAATCAGAGGTTGGGCGGCAAGCCTGTCTAAGATTAGCGGCAGAACTCTCGAATCCCCAGCGGGCCATTGGATTTGGTGTTCGTCATTGGTTGTCACCGGATGAGTAATACATCGTTCCCGGTGGATTCAGTTAAGCCTACTAATGCTCACGTGTTGGGTTCTCCCCAAGAGATATGGCAAAGGCAGGACTGGATTCTGGGCCTCAGTGATCAGCTTTTGTTAGAGCAAATTCAACAAAGGCAACAGGAGCTACAAGACGTTATTGATCGAGAGAGATATCCCAGAGTTCTGTTAATCCAGTCCGATCCCTTAGAGTTCTTGGCTGGCTTGATGGCGGCTTGTTTATGTGATTGTCCTGTGTTTCTCGGGAATCCCCATTGGCAACGCTCTGAATGGCGGCAGGTGTTGCATTTGGTTAAACCCCATGTCATTTGGGACGCCTCTCAGCTGCCACAGCTGGATATCCCCGAACCAACCCCAGCTAAGCCGGAAGAAAAGGGATGGATTTTGGTTCCTACAGGGGGCTCATCGGGCCAAGTTCGATTTGCGATTCATACTTGGGCTACTCTAGCCGCTTCGGTTGAAGGCTGCCAACGTCATTTTTTTGGTGATGAATGGGGTGCCATCCATTCCTGCTGTTGGCTACCGCTGTATCACGTCAGTGGGTTGATGCAGTTTATGCGATCGCTACTCTCATACGGCAAGCTAATCCTCCTCCCTCGCCAC
The Acaryochloris marina S15 genome window above contains:
- a CDS encoding o-succinylbenzoate synthase, yielding MQFSYQTYQRSFQQPLQTRYGRWSVRRGLIVTLEDDAGNIGQGEIAPLSWFGSETWEQAQDYCQQLPPQLTDTQILSIPDHYPACQFGLGSAWEALTQNSVSASVQPNICGLLPTGRQALSAVSQLWEQGYRTLKWKIGVEAPEQEQAIFQQLIGSLPQQALLRLDANGGLTDESACSWLHLCDQVAGQITIEYLEQPLSPEQFSAMLSLSQQFQTPLALDESVATLSQLHQCVQQGWNGIFVIKPAICGYPHRLRQFCQSHPIDAVFSSVFESEVGRQACLRLAAELSNPQRAIGFGVRHWLSPDE